One Balaenoptera ricei isolate mBalRic1 chromosome 16, mBalRic1.hap2, whole genome shotgun sequence genomic window carries:
- the TIAL1 gene encoding nucleolysin TIAR isoform X2 has product MMEDDGQPRTLYVGNLSRDVTEVLILQLFSQIGPCKSCKMITEHTSNDPYCFVEFYEHRDAAAALAAMNGRKILGKEVKVNWATTPSSQKKDTSNHFHVFVGDLSPEITTEDIKSAFAPFGKISDARVVKDMATGKSKGYGFVSFYNKLDAENAIVHMGGQWLGGRQIRTNWATRKPPAPKSTQENNTKQLRFEDVVNQSSPKNCTVYCGGIASGLTDQLMRQTFSPFGQIMEIRVFPEKGYSFVRFSTHESAAHAIVSVNGTTIEGHVVKCYWGKESPDMTKNFQQVDYSQWGQWSQVYGNPQQYGQYMANGWQVPPYGVYGQPWNQQGFGVDQSPSAAWMGGFGAQPPQGQAPPPVIPPPNQAGYGMASYQTQ; this is encoded by the exons ATGATGGAAGACGACGGGCAGCCCCGGACTCT ATACGTAGGTAACCTCTCCAGAGATGTGACAGaagttcttattcttcagttattCAGTCAGATTGGACCCTGTAAAAGCTGTAAAATGATAACAGAG CATACAAGCAATGACCCATATTGCTTTGTGGAATTTTATGAACACAGAGATGCAGCTGCTGCATTAGCTGctatgaatgggagaaaaattttggGAAAG gaGGTCAAAGTAAACTGGGCAACAACACCAAGTAGCCAGAAAAAAGATACTTCCA ATCATTTCCACGTGTTTGTTGGGGATTTGAGTCCAGAAATTACAACAGAAGATATCAAATCAGCATTTGCCCCCTTTGGTAAAATATC GGATGCCCGAGTAGTTAAAGACATGGCAACTGGAAAATCCAAAGGCTATGGCtttgtatctttttataataaactg gaTGCAGAAAATGCAATTGTGCATATGGGAGGTCAGTGGTTGGGTGGTCGTCAAATCAGAACCAATTGGGCCACACGTAAACCACCTGCACCTAAAAGTACACAAGAAA ATAACACTAAGCAGTTGAGATTTGAAGATGTAGTAAACCAATCAAGTCCAAAAAATTGTACTGTGTACTGTGGAGGAATTGCTTCTGGGTTAACAG aTCAGCTTATGAGACAGACATTCTCACCATTTGGGCAAATTATGGAAATCAGAGTTTTTCCAGAGAAGGGCTACTCATTTGTCAG ATTTTCTACCCATGAAAGTGCGGCCCACGCCATTGTTTCGGTGAATGGTACTACAATTGAAGGACATGTTGTTAAATGCTATTGGGGTAAAGAATCTCCTGATATGACTAAAAACTTCCAACAG GTCGACTATAGTCAGTGGGGCCAGTGGAGCCAAGTTTATGGAAACCCACAACAGTATGGACAGTATATGGCAAATGGGTGGCAAGTACCACCTTATGGAGTATATGGGCAACCATGGAATCAACAAGGATTTGGAGTAGA tcaaTCACCTTCAGCTGCTTGGATGGGTGGATTTGGTGCTCAGCCTCCCCAAGGACAAGCCCCTCCCCCTGTAATACCTCCTCCCAACCAGGCTGGATATGGCATGGCCAGTTACCAAACACAGTGA
- the TIAL1 gene encoding nucleolysin TIAR isoform X5 has translation MMEDDGQPRTLYVGNLSRDVTEVLILQLFSQIGPCKSCKMITEQPDSRRVNSSVGFSVLQHTSNDPYCFVEFYEHRDAAAALAAMNGRKILGKEVKVNWATTPSSQKKDTSNHFHVFVGDLSPEITTEDIKSAFAPFGKISDARVVKDMATGKSKGYGFVSFYNKLDAENAIVHMGGQWLGGRQIRTNWATRKPPAPKSTQENNTKQLRFEDVVNQSSPKNCTVYCGGIASGLTDQLMRQTFSPFGQIMEIRVFPEKGYSFVR, from the exons ATGATGGAAGACGACGGGCAGCCCCGGACTCT ATACGTAGGTAACCTCTCCAGAGATGTGACAGaagttcttattcttcagttattCAGTCAGATTGGACCCTGTAAAAGCTGTAAAATGATAACAGAG CAACCCGATAGCAGAAGGGTCAACTCTTCTGTTGGATTTTCTGTTTTGCAGCATACAAGCAATGACCCATATTGCTTTGTGGAATTTTATGAACACAGAGATGCAGCTGCTGCATTAGCTGctatgaatgggagaaaaattttggGAAAG gaGGTCAAAGTAAACTGGGCAACAACACCAAGTAGCCAGAAAAAAGATACTTCCA ATCATTTCCACGTGTTTGTTGGGGATTTGAGTCCAGAAATTACAACAGAAGATATCAAATCAGCATTTGCCCCCTTTGGTAAAATATC GGATGCCCGAGTAGTTAAAGACATGGCAACTGGAAAATCCAAAGGCTATGGCtttgtatctttttataataaactg gaTGCAGAAAATGCAATTGTGCATATGGGAGGTCAGTGGTTGGGTGGTCGTCAAATCAGAACCAATTGGGCCACACGTAAACCACCTGCACCTAAAAGTACACAAGAAA ATAACACTAAGCAGTTGAGATTTGAAGATGTAGTAAACCAATCAAGTCCAAAAAATTGTACTGTGTACTGTGGAGGAATTGCTTCTGGGTTAACAG aTCAGCTTATGAGACAGACATTCTCACCATTTGGGCAAATTATGGAAATCAGAGTTTTTCCAGAGAAGGGCTACTCATTTGTCAGGTAA
- the TIAL1 gene encoding nucleolysin TIAR isoform X1, whose amino-acid sequence MMEDDGQPRTLYVGNLSRDVTEVLILQLFSQIGPCKSCKMITEQPDSRRVNSSVGFSVLQHTSNDPYCFVEFYEHRDAAAALAAMNGRKILGKEVKVNWATTPSSQKKDTSNHFHVFVGDLSPEITTEDIKSAFAPFGKISDARVVKDMATGKSKGYGFVSFYNKLDAENAIVHMGGQWLGGRQIRTNWATRKPPAPKSTQENNTKQLRFEDVVNQSSPKNCTVYCGGIASGLTDQLMRQTFSPFGQIMEIRVFPEKGYSFVRFSTHESAAHAIVSVNGTTIEGHVVKCYWGKESPDMTKNFQQVDYSQWGQWSQVYGNPQQYGQYMANGWQVPPYGVYGQPWNQQGFGVDQSPSAAWMGGFGAQPPQGQAPPPVIPPPNQAGYGMASYQTQ is encoded by the exons ATGATGGAAGACGACGGGCAGCCCCGGACTCT ATACGTAGGTAACCTCTCCAGAGATGTGACAGaagttcttattcttcagttattCAGTCAGATTGGACCCTGTAAAAGCTGTAAAATGATAACAGAG CAACCCGATAGCAGAAGGGTCAACTCTTCTGTTGGATTTTCTGTTTTGCAGCATACAAGCAATGACCCATATTGCTTTGTGGAATTTTATGAACACAGAGATGCAGCTGCTGCATTAGCTGctatgaatgggagaaaaattttggGAAAG gaGGTCAAAGTAAACTGGGCAACAACACCAAGTAGCCAGAAAAAAGATACTTCCA ATCATTTCCACGTGTTTGTTGGGGATTTGAGTCCAGAAATTACAACAGAAGATATCAAATCAGCATTTGCCCCCTTTGGTAAAATATC GGATGCCCGAGTAGTTAAAGACATGGCAACTGGAAAATCCAAAGGCTATGGCtttgtatctttttataataaactg gaTGCAGAAAATGCAATTGTGCATATGGGAGGTCAGTGGTTGGGTGGTCGTCAAATCAGAACCAATTGGGCCACACGTAAACCACCTGCACCTAAAAGTACACAAGAAA ATAACACTAAGCAGTTGAGATTTGAAGATGTAGTAAACCAATCAAGTCCAAAAAATTGTACTGTGTACTGTGGAGGAATTGCTTCTGGGTTAACAG aTCAGCTTATGAGACAGACATTCTCACCATTTGGGCAAATTATGGAAATCAGAGTTTTTCCAGAGAAGGGCTACTCATTTGTCAG ATTTTCTACCCATGAAAGTGCGGCCCACGCCATTGTTTCGGTGAATGGTACTACAATTGAAGGACATGTTGTTAAATGCTATTGGGGTAAAGAATCTCCTGATATGACTAAAAACTTCCAACAG GTCGACTATAGTCAGTGGGGCCAGTGGAGCCAAGTTTATGGAAACCCACAACAGTATGGACAGTATATGGCAAATGGGTGGCAAGTACCACCTTATGGAGTATATGGGCAACCATGGAATCAACAAGGATTTGGAGTAGA tcaaTCACCTTCAGCTGCTTGGATGGGTGGATTTGGTGCTCAGCCTCCCCAAGGACAAGCCCCTCCCCCTGTAATACCTCCTCCCAACCAGGCTGGATATGGCATGGCCAGTTACCAAACACAGTGA
- the TIAL1 gene encoding nucleolysin TIAR isoform X3 encodes MITEQPDSRRVNSSVGFSVLQHTSNDPYCFVEFYEHRDAAAALAAMNGRKILGKEVKVNWATTPSSQKKDTSNHFHVFVGDLSPEITTEDIKSAFAPFGKISDARVVKDMATGKSKGYGFVSFYNKLDAENAIVHMGGQWLGGRQIRTNWATRKPPAPKSTQENNTKQLRFEDVVNQSSPKNCTVYCGGIASGLTDQLMRQTFSPFGQIMEIRVFPEKGYSFVRFSTHESAAHAIVSVNGTTIEGHVVKCYWGKESPDMTKNFQQVDYSQWGQWSQVYGNPQQYGQYMANGWQVPPYGVYGQPWNQQGFGVDQSPSAAWMGGFGAQPPQGQAPPPVIPPPNQAGYGMASYQTQ; translated from the exons ATGATAACAGAG CAACCCGATAGCAGAAGGGTCAACTCTTCTGTTGGATTTTCTGTTTTGCAGCATACAAGCAATGACCCATATTGCTTTGTGGAATTTTATGAACACAGAGATGCAGCTGCTGCATTAGCTGctatgaatgggagaaaaattttggGAAAG gaGGTCAAAGTAAACTGGGCAACAACACCAAGTAGCCAGAAAAAAGATACTTCCA ATCATTTCCACGTGTTTGTTGGGGATTTGAGTCCAGAAATTACAACAGAAGATATCAAATCAGCATTTGCCCCCTTTGGTAAAATATC GGATGCCCGAGTAGTTAAAGACATGGCAACTGGAAAATCCAAAGGCTATGGCtttgtatctttttataataaactg gaTGCAGAAAATGCAATTGTGCATATGGGAGGTCAGTGGTTGGGTGGTCGTCAAATCAGAACCAATTGGGCCACACGTAAACCACCTGCACCTAAAAGTACACAAGAAA ATAACACTAAGCAGTTGAGATTTGAAGATGTAGTAAACCAATCAAGTCCAAAAAATTGTACTGTGTACTGTGGAGGAATTGCTTCTGGGTTAACAG aTCAGCTTATGAGACAGACATTCTCACCATTTGGGCAAATTATGGAAATCAGAGTTTTTCCAGAGAAGGGCTACTCATTTGTCAG ATTTTCTACCCATGAAAGTGCGGCCCACGCCATTGTTTCGGTGAATGGTACTACAATTGAAGGACATGTTGTTAAATGCTATTGGGGTAAAGAATCTCCTGATATGACTAAAAACTTCCAACAG GTCGACTATAGTCAGTGGGGCCAGTGGAGCCAAGTTTATGGAAACCCACAACAGTATGGACAGTATATGGCAAATGGGTGGCAAGTACCACCTTATGGAGTATATGGGCAACCATGGAATCAACAAGGATTTGGAGTAGA tcaaTCACCTTCAGCTGCTTGGATGGGTGGATTTGGTGCTCAGCCTCCCCAAGGACAAGCCCCTCCCCCTGTAATACCTCCTCCCAACCAGGCTGGATATGGCATGGCCAGTTACCAAACACAGTGA
- the TIAL1 gene encoding nucleolysin TIAR isoform X4 codes for MNGRKILGKEVKVNWATTPSSQKKDTSNHFHVFVGDLSPEITTEDIKSAFAPFGKISDARVVKDMATGKSKGYGFVSFYNKLDAENAIVHMGGQWLGGRQIRTNWATRKPPAPKSTQENNTKQLRFEDVVNQSSPKNCTVYCGGIASGLTDQLMRQTFSPFGQIMEIRVFPEKGYSFVRFSTHESAAHAIVSVNGTTIEGHVVKCYWGKESPDMTKNFQQVDYSQWGQWSQVYGNPQQYGQYMANGWQVPPYGVYGQPWNQQGFGVDQSPSAAWMGGFGAQPPQGQAPPPVIPPPNQAGYGMASYQTQ; via the exons atgaatgggagaaaaattttggGAAAG gaGGTCAAAGTAAACTGGGCAACAACACCAAGTAGCCAGAAAAAAGATACTTCCA ATCATTTCCACGTGTTTGTTGGGGATTTGAGTCCAGAAATTACAACAGAAGATATCAAATCAGCATTTGCCCCCTTTGGTAAAATATC GGATGCCCGAGTAGTTAAAGACATGGCAACTGGAAAATCCAAAGGCTATGGCtttgtatctttttataataaactg gaTGCAGAAAATGCAATTGTGCATATGGGAGGTCAGTGGTTGGGTGGTCGTCAAATCAGAACCAATTGGGCCACACGTAAACCACCTGCACCTAAAAGTACACAAGAAA ATAACACTAAGCAGTTGAGATTTGAAGATGTAGTAAACCAATCAAGTCCAAAAAATTGTACTGTGTACTGTGGAGGAATTGCTTCTGGGTTAACAG aTCAGCTTATGAGACAGACATTCTCACCATTTGGGCAAATTATGGAAATCAGAGTTTTTCCAGAGAAGGGCTACTCATTTGTCAG ATTTTCTACCCATGAAAGTGCGGCCCACGCCATTGTTTCGGTGAATGGTACTACAATTGAAGGACATGTTGTTAAATGCTATTGGGGTAAAGAATCTCCTGATATGACTAAAAACTTCCAACAG GTCGACTATAGTCAGTGGGGCCAGTGGAGCCAAGTTTATGGAAACCCACAACAGTATGGACAGTATATGGCAAATGGGTGGCAAGTACCACCTTATGGAGTATATGGGCAACCATGGAATCAACAAGGATTTGGAGTAGA tcaaTCACCTTCAGCTGCTTGGATGGGTGGATTTGGTGCTCAGCCTCCCCAAGGACAAGCCCCTCCCCCTGTAATACCTCCTCCCAACCAGGCTGGATATGGCATGGCCAGTTACCAAACACAGTGA
- the TIAL1 gene encoding nucleolysin TIAR isoform X6, with product MDARVVKDMATGKSKGYGFVSFYNKLDAENAIVHMGGQWLGGRQIRTNWATRKPPAPKSTQENNTKQLRFEDVVNQSSPKNCTVYCGGIASGLTDQLMRQTFSPFGQIMEIRVFPEKGYSFVRFSTHESAAHAIVSVNGTTIEGHVVKCYWGKESPDMTKNFQQVDYSQWGQWSQVYGNPQQYGQYMANGWQVPPYGVYGQPWNQQGFGVDQSPSAAWMGGFGAQPPQGQAPPPVIPPPNQAGYGMASYQTQ from the exons AT GGATGCCCGAGTAGTTAAAGACATGGCAACTGGAAAATCCAAAGGCTATGGCtttgtatctttttataataaactg gaTGCAGAAAATGCAATTGTGCATATGGGAGGTCAGTGGTTGGGTGGTCGTCAAATCAGAACCAATTGGGCCACACGTAAACCACCTGCACCTAAAAGTACACAAGAAA ATAACACTAAGCAGTTGAGATTTGAAGATGTAGTAAACCAATCAAGTCCAAAAAATTGTACTGTGTACTGTGGAGGAATTGCTTCTGGGTTAACAG aTCAGCTTATGAGACAGACATTCTCACCATTTGGGCAAATTATGGAAATCAGAGTTTTTCCAGAGAAGGGCTACTCATTTGTCAG ATTTTCTACCCATGAAAGTGCGGCCCACGCCATTGTTTCGGTGAATGGTACTACAATTGAAGGACATGTTGTTAAATGCTATTGGGGTAAAGAATCTCCTGATATGACTAAAAACTTCCAACAG GTCGACTATAGTCAGTGGGGCCAGTGGAGCCAAGTTTATGGAAACCCACAACAGTATGGACAGTATATGGCAAATGGGTGGCAAGTACCACCTTATGGAGTATATGGGCAACCATGGAATCAACAAGGATTTGGAGTAGA tcaaTCACCTTCAGCTGCTTGGATGGGTGGATTTGGTGCTCAGCCTCCCCAAGGACAAGCCCCTCCCCCTGTAATACCTCCTCCCAACCAGGCTGGATATGGCATGGCCAGTTACCAAACACAGTGA